The Acidimicrobiales bacterium sequence CGCGCGGTCGGCGTCGCCTACGCGTCCGATCAGGAGGCTGCGGAGACACTCGTACAACTGCTCGCCCGCCTCGGCGCCCACGACCGGCTCACCCGCGGCCATTCGGAACGGGTCCGAGCGTATTCGGTCATGCTCGGCGAGGAGATCGACCTGTCCGCCGACGCGCTGGAGAAGCTGAACTGGGCCGCCCTCGCCCACGACCTCGGGAAGCTCGAGGTGCCGCACGCGATCCTGAACAAGAACGGGCGACCGACCGACGACGAATGGCAGATCCTGCGCGGTCACCCCGCCGCCGCCACCCCGTTCGTCGAACCCCTGCGCCCGTGGCTCGGCGACTGGGTCGACTGTGCGACCCAACACCACGAACGCTACGACGGTGGGGGGTACCCGGCCGGCCTGGCCGGAACGGAGATCTCGCTCGCCGGACGCATCGTGTCGATCGCCGACGCGTTCGATGTCATGACCGCGACGCGTTCCTACAAGCGTCCGTTCCCGGCCGAGCAGGCACGAGCGGAGCTGCTCCAGAACGCCGGGACACAGTTCGATCCGGCGCTCGTGCGATCGTTCATCGCGATCTCGCTCCCCGAACGGAGCCGGTTCGCCGGATGGATCGGCTGGCTCGCCCAGGTGCCCAACATGCTTCCGGCGCCCGTCGTGCCCCTCGCGCACAACGTGGGCAACGTCGTCGCGGCTGCGGCCGTGTCGGCCGCCGCGATCGTCGCCGCGCCGATCACCGACGGCGGCCCCGGCGACCAGGAGTTCGCGGCCGAGCGCACGGTCGAGGACGATGACACACCGACGTTCGCTCAGCCGGCCATCGGCGATGCACCCGATTCCCAGGTCACCGCCCCGACGACCTCCGGCCCGGCGCCGACCACCAGTACGACGACGACGACCACCACCACGACCGAACCGCCGGCCGTCCCGGAGTCGTCGACCACGACCAGCCCGCTGCCGACCGTCACGCTTCCTGCGATCACGACGACCATCCCGTCGACGACCACGGTCGCGCTCCCGACGACGACCACGACCCTCGCCCCCACGACGACCACGACCACCACCACGACAACGACGACCACCGAACCACCGGCGGTCACCGTGGCGAACGACGACGAGGCCGTGGTGTTGAACGTCCTGGGCCGCCTGGTCGCCGTACTCACCAACGACGACTTCGGCTCGTCGAGCGCCGACCCGGCGACGCTCGTCGTCGTTGTCGACCCGGGTCGGGGCACCGCGAGTGTCGTCGGCGAGTCGATCCTCTACACGCCGGGATTCCTGCAG is a genomic window containing:
- a CDS encoding HD-GYP domain-containing protein; amino-acid sequence: MTAAPDSTSATGGSAGSQAEALDDRAWHPRRGVTAAIRVVMVVAPATASWVAVWAALTIVPMPGGVPARVGWVVLLVAFAVAGMRVAHFATRQLAPLRALYQMSLVFPDAAPSRFRTALRARTGRQLERAVGVAYASDQEAAETLVQLLARLGAHDRLTRGHSERVRAYSVMLGEEIDLSADALEKLNWAALAHDLGKLEVPHAILNKNGRPTDDEWQILRGHPAAATPFVEPLRPWLGDWVDCATQHHERYDGGGYPAGLAGTEISLAGRIVSIADAFDVMTATRSYKRPFPAEQARAELLQNAGTQFDPALVRSFIAISLPERSRFAGWIGWLAQVPNMLPAPVVPLAHNVGNVVAAAAVSAAAIVAAPITDGGPGDQEFAAERTVEDDDTPTFAQPAIGDAPDSQVTAPTTSGPAPTTSTTTTTTTTTEPPAVPESSTTTSPLPTVTLPAITTTIPSTTTVALPTTTTTLAPTTTTTTTTTTTTTEPPAVTVANDDEAVVLNVLGRLVAVLTNDDFGSSSADPATLVVVVDPGRGTASVVGESILYTPGFLQTGGTDSLVYEICSVAGSCDQATVFLTLAI